AATCGAACACCGTCCTTCGTACCAGTTCTTCGCCGCCGCCCTGAATCGCACACGCTCGCCTTCCCGAACCAATGGTTGTTTTGATTTCTTCCACACCGTGAATCGGATTCTCCCACTCTCATCTTCGAGGAGTCCAACTGATTGAATCGCTGGATGGGATGGCTCCCACAACTGTTTGACCTGTCCTTCGACCGTGACTTCGCCTCTGTCCACGTCCTCGACTTTCGCGATGGGAACGATTCCTCCCGGTCGCATCCACTGGACTTCGATGACTGCGACGGCTGCACTCACTAACTCCGCACCTCCGACCACCCGCTCTGCAATCTGTTTCGAAAGCACCGCTCGGGACACACTGCTTTTCACCATCCGGTGGATGCGCGTCGCCTGCTGATTCACCGCCGCCAACTCCTCGCGACTCAGACCCTCACGAGGGTCTTCTCGGCCTGGCTCTAATCGGGCATCCACGCTGGCCGCCCTCCTTTCGAACTCAACGTTCCGTTCTTTGCTTTGTTCGCTCACCCTTCGCCGTGTCCGCGCCTCCCGGTCAGATTCTTGCCT
This sequence is a window from Haladaptatus sp. QDMS2. Protein-coding genes within it:
- a CDS encoding DNA-binding protein, with the translated sequence MSTKRTIGQEASVEQRSEYEFAAVEERPELRPTVEMEIQAKVDTNHPDVGMTGLTLAAEERMRAREWEIAKTRKRWDDRQESDREARTRRRVSEQSKERNVEFERRAASVDARLEPGREDPREGLSREELAAVNQQATRIHRMVKSSVSRAVLSKQIAERVVGGAELVSAAVAVIEVQWMRPGGIVPIAKVEDVDRGEVTVEGQVKQLWEPSHPAIQSVGLLEDESGRIRFTVWKKSKQPLVREGERVRFRAAAKNWYEGRCSIALTRWSNIEFPERGEWWK